The following are encoded in a window of Fischerella sp. PCC 9605 genomic DNA:
- a CDS encoding 6-carboxytetrahydropterin synthase — translation MQCIVNRRARFSASHRYWLPELSEAENVEKFGACSRFPGHGHNYVLFVSLVGELDKYGMVLNLSDVKHVIKREVTSQLDFSYLNDVWTEFQQTLPTTENIARVIWQRLAPYLPLVRVQLFENPELWADYMGNGMEAYLTVSTHFSAAHRLAHPDLSEQENSEIYGKCARPNGHGHNYHLEVTVKGEIDPRTGMIVDLGALNQAIEDYVVEPFDHTFLNKDIPYFWQVVPTAENIALHISNLLRSPIQELGAKLYKVKLIESPNNSCEIYCTEPISNSVSVAENQPILARL, via the coding sequence ATGCAATGCATTGTAAATCGCCGCGCTCGGTTTTCGGCAAGTCATCGATATTGGTTGCCAGAACTGAGTGAAGCCGAGAATGTTGAGAAATTTGGTGCTTGCTCCCGCTTTCCTGGGCATGGACATAACTACGTCTTATTTGTCTCTCTTGTTGGAGAATTGGATAAATATGGCATGGTGCTGAACTTGTCTGATGTGAAACACGTAATTAAACGAGAAGTAACCAGCCAGCTAGACTTTTCCTATCTCAATGATGTGTGGACAGAATTTCAACAAACTCTGCCCACAACAGAAAATATTGCACGGGTGATCTGGCAGCGGCTAGCACCCTATTTGCCTCTTGTCCGCGTGCAGCTATTTGAAAATCCTGAACTTTGGGCAGATTATATGGGAAACGGAATGGAAGCTTATCTCACCGTCAGCACTCACTTTAGCGCCGCTCACAGGCTAGCGCATCCTGACCTTAGCGAACAAGAAAACTCTGAGATTTATGGTAAGTGCGCTCGTCCCAACGGTCACGGACACAATTATCATCTAGAAGTGACAGTAAAAGGGGAAATCGACCCCCGCACTGGCATGATTGTAGATTTAGGTGCTTTAAACCAGGCGATAGAAGATTATGTAGTTGAACCGTTCGACCATACTTTTTTAAACAAAGACATTCCTTACTTTTGGCAAGTTGTTCCTACTGCCGAAAATATTGCACTTCACATTAGTAACTTATTGCGATCGCCTATTCAGGAATTGGGAGCTAAGCTTTACAAAGTCAAATTAATTGAAAGTCCGAATAATTCTTGCGAAATTTACTGCACTGAGCCAATTTCCAACTCTGTCAGTGTGGCAGAAAATCAACCGATTTTAGCACGTCTATAA
- a CDS encoding ABC transporter ATP-binding protein, whose amino-acid sequence MKTRSNYWQLLPYIRPQWHNIAKGFIGILGYVLATLALLTLVKQLTTAFGTGNVTAIATEIGILAGVFLARGFFQSVQDIYMAKAALRVAFNLRKQVYSHLQKLNLSYFETAKAGDLSYRLTEDIDRVGEVVHKLFHDFIPCALQLVAIPIYMIYLNWRLTLATVIVAPLMGVLIAWFGERLQKFSRKSQNRVSDLSAILTEVFSGIRIVQAFAAEDYEIARFSREAERTLRAKYSAERLKAIQIPIIGFLQAVSFLLLLLISAWLIAQKQLTVGEFFSYLAAAASLIDPVSHTTNNYNEFKQGEASVDRVFELLAIQPAVTEKTDAIALPPVTGKVEYRHVSFAYKPGEPVLKNISLLAMPGEAIALVGASGAGKTTFVNLLPRFYDPQNGQILIDGVDVRDVTLNSLRRQIGIVPQETIMFSGTIAQNIAFGQHQFDMADVEKAAIIANAHQFISQLPDSYDTWVGERGVNLSGGQRQRIAIARAVLLNPRILILDEATSALDSESEALVQEALERLMSGRTVFIIAHRLSTVRRCDRILVLEKGQIVESGTHEELLALSRRYARFYAQQFS is encoded by the coding sequence TTGAAAACTCGGTCTAATTACTGGCAACTTCTACCGTATATCCGGCCCCAGTGGCACAACATTGCCAAAGGGTTTATTGGCATCTTGGGATATGTACTGGCGACATTAGCCCTACTTACGCTCGTCAAGCAATTGACAACTGCTTTTGGCACGGGTAATGTAACCGCGATCGCCACAGAGATTGGCATTTTAGCAGGAGTATTTCTTGCTAGAGGCTTTTTTCAATCAGTGCAAGATATCTATATGGCCAAAGCTGCTCTGAGAGTAGCTTTTAATCTCCGCAAGCAGGTGTACTCCCATCTACAAAAGCTGAATCTCAGCTATTTTGAAACCGCAAAAGCAGGTGATTTATCTTACCGCCTCACTGAAGATATCGATCGCGTTGGGGAAGTGGTGCATAAACTCTTTCACGACTTTATCCCCTGTGCTTTGCAGTTGGTAGCCATTCCCATCTACATGATTTATCTAAATTGGCGGCTAACACTTGCCACAGTTATAGTTGCGCCACTGATGGGTGTGTTAATTGCTTGGTTTGGCGAACGCTTGCAGAAATTCTCCCGCAAAAGTCAAAATCGCGTGTCGGACTTGTCAGCAATACTAACAGAAGTATTCAGCGGTATCCGCATCGTCCAAGCTTTTGCAGCAGAGGATTACGAAATTGCCAGGTTCAGCCGCGAAGCAGAACGTACTTTGAGGGCGAAATACTCTGCCGAAAGACTCAAAGCGATTCAAATTCCAATTATAGGATTTTTGCAGGCGGTGAGTTTTTTATTGTTGCTGTTAATCAGTGCTTGGCTAATTGCCCAAAAACAGTTGACAGTAGGAGAGTTTTTCAGTTACCTTGCCGCAGCAGCTTCGTTAATTGACCCTGTCAGTCATACCACTAACAACTACAACGAGTTTAAGCAGGGTGAGGCGTCTGTTGACCGTGTTTTTGAATTATTGGCTATTCAACCTGCTGTGACAGAAAAAACTGATGCGATCGCCCTCCCCCCAGTCACTGGCAAAGTAGAATATCGCCATGTGTCTTTTGCCTATAAACCTGGGGAACCTGTCCTAAAGAATATCAGTTTGTTGGCAATGCCAGGAGAAGCGATCGCCCTAGTAGGTGCTTCGGGTGCTGGTAAAACTACGTTTGTGAATCTTCTACCCCGTTTCTACGATCCTCAAAATGGCCAAATCTTAATTGATGGCGTTGATGTTCGCGATGTCACACTTAACAGTCTGCGCCGACAAATTGGTATTGTTCCCCAAGAAACCATCATGTTTTCCGGGACAATCGCTCAAAACATCGCCTTTGGACAACATCAGTTTGACATGGCAGATGTCGAGAAAGCCGCAATAATTGCTAATGCCCATCAGTTTATTAGCCAACTGCCCGATAGTTACGATACTTGGGTAGGCGAACGAGGGGTAAATTTATCGGGTGGACAACGGCAAAGAATAGCGATCGCCCGTGCTGTTCTCCTTAACCCGAGAATATTAATACTAGATGAAGCGACATCAGCCCTTGATTCGGAGTCGGAAGCCTTGGTGCAGGAGGCGTTGGAAAGGTTAATGTCAGGGCGAACCGTGTTTATTATTGCTCACCGTCTCAGTACCGTGAGAAGGTGCGATCGGATTTTAGTACTGGAAAAAGGGCAGATTGTGGAATCGGGAACTCATGAAGAATTATTAGCGCTTTCCCGCCGTTATGCTCGATTTTACGCCCAACAATTTAGTTAG
- a CDS encoding valine--tRNA ligase, with the protein MTATITNLPSQYDPFTTEAKWQKFWEENQVYKADPKAGGESYCIVIPPPNVTGSLHMGHAFDNSLIDTLVRYHRMKGENALYLPGTDHASIAVHTVLEKQLKAEGKTRYELGREKFLERAWQWKEQSKGTIVNQLRRLGVSVDWSRERFTLDEGLSKAVLEAFNSLYEEGLIYRGKYLVNWCPESQSAVSDLEVEAKEVDGHLWHFRYPLTDGSGYVEVATTRPETMLGDTAVAVNPNDERYQHLIGKTVTLPIMNREIPIIGDELVDPTFGTGCVKVTPAHDPNDFEMGKRHSLPFINIMNKDGTLNENAGEFQGQDRFVARKNVVARLETDGFLVKVEDYKHTVPYSDRGKVPVEPLLSTQWFVKIRPMADRCLEFLDQKDSPRFVPQRWTKVYRDWLVKLKDWCISRQLWWGHQIPAWYAVSETGGEITDNTPFVVARNDAEAQEKLKSQFGENVKIERDPDVLDTWFSAGLWPFSTLGWPEQTEDLATYYPTSTLVTGFDIIFFWVARMTMMAGHFTGQMPFKDVYIHGLVLDENGKKMSKTANNGIDPLILMDKYGTDALRYTLIKEVAGAGQDIRLDYNRKTDESPSVEASRNFSNKLWNAARFVMMNLDGQTPQQLGEPHPPTPSPLSREGELELSDRWILSRYYRVVQQTRSYMDNYGLGEAAKGLYDFIWGDFCDWYIELVKSRLQKNADPASRRVAQQTLAYVLEGILKLLNPFMPHITEEIWHTLTQQPTDSKQSLSLQLYPEAQTSLIDSALEEQFELLIGTIRTIRNLRAEADVKPGVKVSVNLQTDSEKERQILTSGQSYIQDLAKVENLTIAAGKQKQQSISDEKPRIGWTKVVAIIGAIYLLRVGLAIADAIDDIPLFGTFFEIVGFGFATWFVARNLLSSQARQKFWQQFFQPTANKSLPQAEASQQPPEPERAIAGVIGTVQVLLPLAGVVDIEAYTAKLQKRLSKIEADITSLTARLSNPKFVEQAPANVVQEVRDTLAEAQKQAEILRDRLRQLA; encoded by the coding sequence ATGACCGCAACAATTACTAACCTCCCTAGTCAGTACGATCCCTTTACCACTGAAGCTAAGTGGCAAAAATTTTGGGAAGAAAATCAAGTCTACAAAGCTGACCCCAAAGCAGGTGGCGAATCCTACTGCATCGTGATTCCACCGCCCAATGTCACAGGCAGTTTGCATATGGGTCACGCTTTTGACAATAGTTTGATAGATACCCTTGTGCGCTATCACCGCATGAAGGGAGAGAATGCTCTTTATCTGCCTGGAACTGACCACGCCAGCATTGCTGTCCATACAGTTCTGGAAAAGCAACTCAAGGCAGAAGGCAAAACTCGCTACGAATTGGGGCGCGAAAAGTTTTTGGAACGCGCTTGGCAGTGGAAGGAACAATCTAAGGGGACAATTGTAAATCAACTGCGACGCTTGGGTGTGTCGGTAGATTGGTCGCGGGAACGTTTCACCCTTGATGAGGGTTTATCCAAAGCTGTTTTAGAAGCCTTTAACAGTCTCTACGAAGAAGGGCTGATTTATCGCGGAAAGTATCTGGTCAACTGGTGTCCAGAATCACAATCTGCCGTTTCCGATTTGGAAGTGGAGGCAAAAGAGGTTGATGGTCATCTTTGGCACTTCCGCTATCCCCTCACAGATGGTTCTGGTTATGTAGAAGTGGCGACAACCCGACCAGAAACAATGCTGGGTGATACAGCAGTAGCAGTGAATCCCAATGATGAACGCTATCAGCATCTGATTGGGAAAACTGTGACGCTACCAATTATGAATCGGGAAATTCCGATTATTGGTGATGAATTGGTTGACCCTACTTTCGGCACCGGTTGTGTAAAAGTGACTCCCGCCCATGACCCCAATGACTTTGAAATGGGTAAGCGTCACAGTCTGCCGTTCATCAATATTATGAATAAGGACGGCACCCTCAACGAGAATGCTGGAGAGTTCCAAGGACAAGACCGTTTTGTTGCCAGAAAGAATGTGGTTGCCCGACTAGAGACTGATGGTTTTCTGGTGAAGGTGGAAGATTACAAGCATACGGTTCCGTATAGCGATCGCGGTAAAGTCCCCGTTGAACCCTTACTTTCTACTCAGTGGTTTGTCAAAATTCGCCCGATGGCAGACCGTTGCCTAGAATTCCTCGACCAAAAAGATTCGCCACGGTTTGTTCCCCAGCGTTGGACTAAAGTCTATCGTGACTGGTTGGTGAAGCTGAAAGATTGGTGTATTTCCCGTCAACTGTGGTGGGGACACCAGATCCCGGCTTGGTACGCTGTCAGTGAAACTGGCGGCGAGATTACCGATAACACGCCGTTTGTTGTGGCACGGAATGATGCAGAAGCACAGGAGAAGCTAAAATCACAATTTGGCGAAAATGTCAAGATAGAACGCGATCCAGATGTGCTGGATACCTGGTTTTCTGCTGGACTCTGGCCATTTTCAACTTTGGGCTGGCCCGAACAAACCGAGGATTTAGCAACTTATTACCCCACCAGTACTTTGGTGACGGGCTTTGACATCATCTTTTTCTGGGTTGCCCGAATGACGATGATGGCGGGGCATTTTACGGGACAAATGCCGTTCAAGGATGTTTACATTCACGGCTTGGTATTGGATGAGAATGGCAAGAAGATGTCCAAGACGGCGAACAATGGCATTGACCCGCTGATTTTGATGGATAAATATGGCACAGATGCCCTGCGGTATACCCTGATTAAAGAAGTAGCTGGTGCAGGTCAAGACATCCGCCTAGACTACAACCGCAAAACCGATGAATCGCCGTCGGTGGAGGCATCCCGCAACTTTTCTAATAAGTTGTGGAATGCGGCGCGGTTTGTGATGATGAATTTGGACGGGCAAACACCACAGCAGTTGGGAGAACCTCACCCCCCAACCCCCTCTCCGTTAAGCAGAGAGGGGGAGTTAGAGTTGAGCGATCGCTGGATTCTCTCTCGTTACTATCGTGTTGTCCAACAAACCAGAAGTTACATGGACAACTACGGACTGGGAGAAGCGGCTAAAGGTCTGTACGATTTTATTTGGGGTGATTTTTGCGACTGGTATATCGAGTTGGTCAAATCTCGCCTGCAAAAGAATGCAGATCCGGCATCTCGGCGAGTAGCACAACAAACTTTGGCATACGTGCTGGAAGGGATTTTGAAATTACTTAATCCTTTCATGCCTCACATTACTGAGGAAATTTGGCACACTCTCACCCAACAACCGACAGATTCCAAGCAAAGTTTATCCTTACAACTTTATCCAGAAGCCCAAACAAGCCTAATAGACTCTGCTTTGGAAGAACAATTTGAACTGTTAATTGGTACAATCCGCACAATCCGCAATCTACGTGCAGAAGCGGATGTTAAGCCTGGAGTGAAAGTAAGTGTGAATTTGCAAACCGACAGCGAAAAAGAAAGGCAAATTCTCACCTCTGGACAGTCTTACATTCAAGATTTGGCTAAGGTAGAGAATTTAACCATCGCTGCTGGCAAGCAAAAGCAACAAAGTATCAGTGATGAAAAACCCCGAATTGGTTGGACGAAAGTAGTCGCAATTATCGGAGCAATTTACTTGTTACGAGTTGGATTGGCGATCGCAGATGCGATTGACGACATTCCCTTATTCGGAACTTTCTTTGAGATAGTTGGTTTTGGGTTTGCGACTTGGTTTGTTGCCCGCAATTTACTGTCTTCTCAGGCTAGACAAAAATTCTGGCAACAGTTTTTCCAACCAACCGCTAACAAGAGTTTGCCCCAAGCAGAAGCATCACAACAGCCACCAGAACCAGAAAGAGCGATCGCAGGTGTTATAGGTACGGTACAAGTTCTACTTCCCCTCGCTGGCGTGGTAGATATAGAGGCTTATACTGCCAAACTGCAAAAACGCCTCAGCAAAATCGAAGCGGATATAACATCCCTCACTGCTAGGTTAAGCAACCCTAAATTTGTCGAACAAGCCCCAGCAAATGTCGTACAGGAGGTGCGGGATACTTTAGCAGAAGCCCAAAAGCAAGCCGAAATCTTGCGCGATCGCTTGCGTCAGTTAGCATAG
- a CDS encoding DUF4230 domain-containing protein — MLKKISLGALLLFAGWASVRFVFPHIDNLIGRNHLPSNMVIKRIQELSELATVRMLSEVVIPVRVENKVFGQTVGVTSYLYIVRGQVLAGVDLSQIGTSNVAVFGDKIEIQLPVPRILDAKVDVSKSEVVEYHKDWLAPDISPASAQQVQQRGLAAVVKQACENEVLALANRQATFTLSQLLGLTNQKVAVKTTKPETCKY, encoded by the coding sequence ATGCTAAAGAAAATCTCCCTTGGAGCGCTATTGTTATTCGCTGGTTGGGCTAGCGTGAGGTTCGTATTCCCCCACATCGACAACTTGATTGGTCGCAATCACCTTCCCTCAAATATGGTGATTAAGCGAATTCAGGAACTGTCAGAGCTAGCTACCGTGCGAATGCTATCTGAGGTCGTGATTCCAGTAAGGGTTGAGAACAAAGTATTTGGACAAACCGTTGGCGTGACCAGCTACCTGTATATTGTTCGAGGGCAGGTTTTAGCGGGAGTAGATTTATCCCAAATAGGAACCAGCAACGTTGCTGTTTTTGGAGACAAAATTGAGATTCAATTACCAGTGCCTCGAATCTTGGATGCCAAAGTCGATGTGTCTAAGTCAGAAGTTGTTGAATATCACAAAGATTGGCTGGCTCCAGACATTTCTCCAGCCTCAGCGCAGCAAGTCCAACAGCGAGGGCTGGCAGCAGTCGTGAAGCAAGCTTGCGAAAATGAGGTTTTAGCGCTCGCAAACCGTCAAGCAACATTTACTCTTTCACAGTTACTTGGGCTTACAAATCAAAAAGTTGCTGTCAAAACAACAAAACCTGAGACTTGCAAATATTAA
- a CDS encoding DUF4126 domain-containing protein produces MIELLAALSASAAAGIRIALPLLFIGLLQGNNLWSQVPILSHISSHFLLGILSSWSFVEIFASKKLMGQRVLQVIQLLLSPLVGAIMGLAVASATTAPDWLIALIGGSVALVLQLVQIGWFFRLRGLPLWAAFIQDGLCIALVFFAFDAPRQGGLIALILLWFAVRSGKYWYRWYWEKRREYRRVHL; encoded by the coding sequence ATGATTGAACTCCTAGCCGCACTTTCAGCTTCAGCGGCAGCAGGAATTAGAATAGCTTTACCCCTCCTGTTTATTGGACTGTTGCAAGGTAACAATCTTTGGTCACAAGTACCGATTTTATCTCACATTTCCTCACATTTTTTACTAGGCATTCTCAGCAGTTGGTCATTTGTAGAGATATTTGCTTCCAAAAAGTTGATGGGGCAACGGGTGCTGCAAGTGATACAGCTGTTATTGTCTCCGCTTGTAGGGGCAATCATGGGGTTAGCAGTAGCTTCAGCAACAACAGCCCCTGACTGGTTAATTGCCTTAATTGGCGGTTCTGTTGCTTTGGTACTCCAGCTAGTTCAAATCGGCTGGTTTTTTCGTTTGCGAGGTTTACCCCTGTGGGCAGCTTTTATTCAAGATGGATTGTGTATTGCTTTAGTATTTTTCGCCTTTGATGCACCCAGGCAAGGAGGATTAATTGCTTTAATTCTGCTATGGTTTGCAGTTCGTAGTGGTAAATATTGGTATCGTTGGTATTGGGAAAAGCGTAGAGAGTACCGCCGAGTTCATTTATGA
- a CDS encoding NB-ARC domain-containing protein codes for MNIEEALAIVESLLKETALNDLQEVIFRQCWEQKTYPEIAESLGYDADYVKLVGFQLWKMLSDVLGVKVTKNNFRSALKRQAKQQNKTRESPIQNPKSNSPIFLFTKGHQDWGETIDVTVFYGRFQELEILEKWILKDRCRLVALLGIGGIGKTSLSVKLGEKIQEQFEYIIWRSLHNAPSLESLLASLIQFISQQKESELPESVSEKIYRLLNYLQKHRCLIILDNGETILTSSELGRTGNYRSGYEGYGELLQRIGEFRHQSCLVLTSREKPKEIAILEGETLPVRSLQLSGLSIAEGQAIFNCKGNFTGLTHDWQTLIQSYAGNPLALKIVATTIRDLFDSNISQFLAQGTIIFGDIQDLLEQQFRRLSALEQEIMYWLAINREPVSFTELQADLRSPTTSSQLLAALEALERRSLIEKGSGLFTLQPVLMEYMTSCLIQHVCTEIENQEISLFKTHALIKATAKDYIKEIQIYLILNPLIQQLLSIFGTAHQIEAQLMTIVASLRGKKSIETGYVGGNTINLLRQLNVNLSNHDFSELTIWQADLKGANLQQTNFAHSDIAKSTFTANLSYIFTVAVIPDGSLIASGDTDGKISLWQTTDGQQRLIWEAHAGWVRSIVFSADGQTLFSASDDQTVKQWNLAGQCLQVFRGHTSFVFSVALLERGDRPILASGSIDQTINLLDIQTGKCLKTLRGHTDWVFCVACSSDGRTIASGSIDRTIKFWDINTGECLKTLQGHTMSVYSVAFSTDGKMLVSGSADGTVRIWDVSTGQCLHTLQGHTGHVWCIVCSSDGNTIASGSSDTTIRLWNIHTGECLKTLQGHTNTLRSLAFSPNEQNLIASDDNQTIKLWDVRTGKCFRSFRGYGSGIWALAASPRNHHSECQILASGSEDQIIKLWDINTGTCIRTIKGHTNWVRFLAFSPDGRTLASGSSDETARIWDIQTGECLKILRGHLDWVLSVAFSPDGQTLASGGSDKQVRIWDVHTGQCLHVFQHDTAAVSTVTFSHDGKFVISTGADSLIRSWDVQTGQCIRKFAGHNKAIWSAVFSPDGQTLTSGSEDKTVKIWNVKTGECLSTLHGHSGAVISVSFSPDGRLLASASSDKTVRIWNVETGECLKVLQGHTRWIYAVVFIDSCLLASSSEDQTIRLWDVETGECVKVLRSQRPYEGMNIAGVNGLTKSQRLTLLALGAID; via the coding sequence ATGAATATTGAAGAAGCTTTAGCCATTGTTGAAAGCCTTCTGAAAGAAACAGCTTTAAATGACTTGCAAGAAGTCATATTTAGACAGTGTTGGGAACAAAAAACATATCCAGAGATAGCGGAAAGTTTAGGATATGATGCCGACTACGTTAAACTTGTAGGCTTTCAACTTTGGAAAATGCTTTCAGATGTTCTAGGCGTGAAAGTTACGAAAAATAACTTTCGTTCAGCATTAAAACGGCAAGCCAAACAACAGAATAAAACTAGAGAATCCCCAATCCAAAATCCAAAATCAAACTCCCCGATTTTTCTCTTTACTAAGGGGCATCAGGATTGGGGCGAAACAATTGATGTTACTGTATTTTATGGACGCTTTCAAGAATTAGAAATTCTCGAAAAATGGATACTCAAAGACCGCTGTCGGTTAGTAGCATTATTGGGAATTGGTGGAATTGGCAAAACTTCTTTATCTGTAAAGTTAGGGGAGAAAATTCAGGAACAATTTGAGTATATTATCTGGCGTTCTCTCCATAATGCTCCTAGTTTAGAATCACTACTTGCTAGTTTAATTCAATTTATATCTCAACAAAAAGAAAGTGAATTACCGGAATCTGTCAGTGAAAAAATTTATCGGTTGCTTAATTATCTCCAAAAGCATCGCTGTCTAATCATTCTCGATAATGGAGAGACTATTTTGACAAGTAGTGAGCTAGGAAGGACAGGTAATTATAGGTCAGGATATGAAGGTTATGGTGAACTTTTGCAAAGAATTGGTGAGTTCCGCCATCAAAGTTGTTTAGTACTGACAAGCCGAGAGAAACCAAAAGAAATCGCCATTTTAGAAGGAGAGACATTACCCGTTAGGTCTTTACAGTTATCTGGTTTATCAATTGCAGAAGGACAAGCTATCTTTAACTGTAAAGGAAATTTTACTGGGTTAACTCATGACTGGCAAACCCTAATTCAATCTTATGCTGGCAACCCCTTGGCTTTGAAAATTGTAGCCACTACTATTCGTGATTTATTTGACAGTAATATCTCTCAATTTCTTGCTCAAGGCACGATCATATTTGGTGATATTCAAGATTTGTTAGAACAGCAGTTTCGGCGTTTGTCAGCCTTGGAACAAGAAATTATGTACTGGTTGGCAATTAATCGCGAACCAGTAAGTTTTACAGAATTACAGGCTGATTTGCGATCGCCAACTACCAGTTCTCAATTATTGGCAGCATTAGAAGCTTTAGAGAGGCGTTCTTTGATTGAAAAAGGCAGTGGGTTGTTTACGCTACAGCCTGTTTTGATGGAGTATATGACTAGTTGCTTAATTCAACACGTTTGCACCGAAATTGAAAATCAGGAGATTTCCCTCTTCAAAACCCATGCTCTCATCAAAGCCACAGCCAAAGACTACATCAAAGAAATCCAAATTTACCTGATTCTCAATCCTCTTATTCAACAATTACTCTCTATTTTTGGAACCGCCCATCAAATAGAAGCCCAGTTGATGACGATTGTGGCATCACTGCGCGGCAAAAAATCAATTGAAACAGGATATGTGGGTGGAAATACGATTAATTTACTTCGCCAACTAAACGTAAACTTAAGCAATCATGACTTTTCTGAGTTAACGATTTGGCAAGCGGATTTAAAAGGTGCAAACTTACAGCAGACTAACTTTGCTCATTCGGATATAGCGAAATCTACGTTTACTGCTAATTTAAGTTACATCTTTACGGTAGCGGTTATTCCAGATGGTAGTCTGATCGCAAGTGGCGATACTGACGGCAAAATTTCTTTGTGGCAAACAACAGATGGACAACAGCGCTTGATTTGGGAAGCACACGCAGGCTGGGTACGTTCGATAGTGTTTAGCGCTGACGGTCAAACCCTATTTAGTGCTAGCGATGACCAAACAGTGAAGCAGTGGAATCTTGCGGGTCAATGTTTGCAAGTATTTAGAGGTCACACTAGCTTTGTTTTTTCTGTGGCTTTGCTTGAACGTGGCGATCGCCCCATCCTTGCCAGTGGCAGTATCGACCAAACTATTAATCTGTTGGATATACAGACTGGCAAGTGTTTGAAAACACTGCGAGGACATACGGATTGGGTTTTCTGTGTTGCCTGTAGTTCTGATGGTCGAACTATAGCCAGTGGAAGCATTGACCGGACAATTAAATTCTGGGATATCAATACTGGCGAATGCCTGAAAACTTTGCAGGGACACACCATGAGTGTATATTCAGTAGCATTCAGCACTGATGGCAAAATGCTGGTGAGTGGTAGTGCAGATGGCACTGTGAGGATTTGGGATGTATCTACAGGTCAATGTCTGCATACACTCCAAGGACATACAGGTCATGTTTGGTGTATTGTTTGTAGTAGTGACGGCAATACCATTGCCAGTGGTAGTAGTGACACAACTATCCGACTGTGGAATATTCACACTGGCGAATGTCTGAAAACATTACAGGGACATACTAATACTTTGCGATCGCTAGCCTTTAGTCCCAATGAACAAAATTTGATTGCCAGTGATGATAACCAAACGATTAAACTTTGGGATGTTCGCACAGGAAAATGTTTCCGCAGCTTTCGGGGATATGGTAGCGGTATCTGGGCATTAGCCGCCTCTCCACGCAATCATCATTCTGAATGCCAAATTCTAGCTAGTGGTAGTGAAGACCAAATCATCAAACTTTGGGACATCAATACTGGCACGTGTATCAGAACTATCAAGGGTCATACAAACTGGGTGCGCTTTCTAGCTTTCAGTCCTGATGGTAGAACTTTGGCAAGCGGCAGTTCTGATGAAACAGCCAGGATTTGGGATATTCAAACTGGAGAGTGCCTGAAAATCTTGAGAGGGCATTTAGATTGGGTGCTTTCAGTCGCCTTTAGTCCCGACGGGCAAACCCTCGCTAGTGGTGGCAGTGACAAACAGGTGCGAATATGGGATGTGCATACTGGGCAATGTCTGCACGTTTTTCAACATGACACCGCGGCTGTCTCAACAGTTACTTTTAGTCATGATGGCAAGTTTGTGATTAGCACTGGTGCAGATTCTTTGATCCGCAGTTGGGATGTGCAGACAGGACAATGCATCAGAAAATTTGCAGGACACAATAAAGCCATTTGGTCAGCCGTCTTCAGCCCAGATGGACAAACCTTGACTAGTGGTAGTGAAGATAAAACTGTAAAAATCTGGAATGTTAAGACCGGAGAATGTCTCTCAACCCTGCATGGGCATTCTGGGGCTGTCATCAGTGTATCTTTCAGTCCTGATGGTCGCTTGCTAGCAAGTGCAAGTAGCGACAAAACGGTAAGAATTTGGAATGTGGAAACTGGAGAGTGTTTGAAAGTTCTGCAAGGTCACACGCGATGGATTTATGCAGTAGTATTCATCGATTCTTGTCTGCTTGCTAGTAGCAGTGAAGACCAGACAATCCGGCTTTGGGATGTCGAGACAGGAGAGTGTGTGAAAGTTCTTAGAAGTCAAAGACCTTATGAGGGTATGAATATTGCTGGTGTTAATGGTCTGACTAAGTCACAGCGATTAACGCTTTTGGCATTGGGAGCAATTGACTGA